A region from the Dinoroseobacter shibae DFL 12 = DSM 16493 genome encodes:
- a CDS encoding TRAP transporter large permease — MIFGLDGIEIGLIIVFLCLFGGIMSGFPVAFAIGGAGVISFGIIAALDSAGLLIHQAIDTGSAEYAALMAEGVAREAISVFRYPELPRVEEALFPGGWEQAMDRNLSFIVNRLNERVIAGQSIETLLAVLMFVMMGITLERSKIANDLLTTMARVFGPLPGGLAVSIVVVGAFLAASTGIVGATVVTMGLLALPTMLRNGYSKELSTGVIAASGTLGQIIPPSIVIVLLGTLAGDMYATGQEKRAVLAGCTDALTFLGEPAVLSVGTLFQAAVLPGVMLAVLYALYAFGYAAFNPSKAPPVVSDAPAGEVITRNEALTWFLVAPFGLIAAIILSMNVGVIGSQSTAVSTMTELGETAELRTNVSPACQASMIELHGQEKWDLAVAQAEQIAAGGGAAERRDLTAEELEVAQAERLEDIAPIGTGLSVFFLLFGLMLIVARGVAPLANPVPLLIGGAGVVLAFLTDALLIPATMSPGGAFTLLAIPFAMVVYGSRAAITRLAQNDLIRVVFPPLVLIVAVLGSILGGITNPTPAAALGAGGAIMLAAYRKLREEERNAKLIIGASFALVILIVIGINFDLRTGVADVSFQDWVAIIIAQAAYHVAVLGLLYSCWVLFTRGVLSPVVRETAKVTSMVFTILIGSQLLNLVVISFGGEHYIQEFLRSFDNELVVFLIVMLVLFILGFVLDFLEIIYIVIPIVGPVIYGGTMDPKWVTIMIAVNLQTSFLTPPFGFALFYLRGVAPPSVTTGHIYRGVLPFVLIQVAALGMLFAFPGVVTIVPNLLGN; from the coding sequence ATGATTTTCGGTTTGGACGGCATCGAGATTGGCCTGATCATCGTGTTCCTGTGCCTGTTTGGCGGGATCATGTCGGGCTTCCCCGTGGCCTTCGCCATCGGCGGGGCGGGGGTGATCTCTTTCGGGATCATCGCGGCACTGGACAGCGCGGGGCTGCTCATTCACCAGGCAATCGACACGGGCAGCGCGGAATACGCGGCCCTGATGGCCGAGGGCGTGGCGCGCGAGGCGATCAGCGTGTTCCGCTACCCCGAACTGCCTAGGGTCGAAGAGGCGCTCTTTCCCGGCGGCTGGGAACAGGCGATGGATCGGAACCTGTCCTTCATCGTCAACCGCCTGAACGAGCGGGTGATCGCGGGCCAGAGCATCGAGACATTGTTGGCGGTTCTGATGTTCGTGATGATGGGCATCACGCTGGAGCGCTCCAAGATCGCCAATGACCTGCTGACCACCATGGCGCGGGTGTTCGGCCCGCTGCCCGGCGGTCTGGCCGTGTCCATCGTGGTGGTGGGGGCCTTCCTTGCGGCCTCCACGGGGATCGTGGGCGCGACCGTCGTGACCATGGGGCTGCTGGCCCTGCCCACCATGTTGCGCAACGGCTATTCCAAGGAGCTGTCCACCGGCGTGATCGCGGCCTCGGGCACGCTGGGCCAGATCATTCCGCCGTCCATTGTGATCGTCCTGCTGGGGACACTGGCGGGCGACATGTACGCCACCGGGCAGGAGAAGCGCGCGGTTCTTGCGGGGTGCACCGACGCGCTGACCTTCCTCGGCGAGCCGGCGGTTCTGTCGGTGGGCACGCTCTTCCAGGCGGCCGTGCTGCCGGGGGTGATGTTGGCGGTGCTCTATGCGCTTTATGCTTTTGGCTACGCGGCCTTCAATCCCTCCAAGGCTCCACCCGTGGTCAGTGATGCACCCGCCGGTGAGGTCATTACCCGCAACGAGGCGCTGACCTGGTTTCTGGTGGCGCCTTTCGGTCTGATTGCGGCGATCATCCTGTCGATGAATGTGGGCGTGATCGGCTCCCAATCGACCGCCGTGTCGACCATGACGGAGCTGGGCGAGACAGCGGAGCTGCGCACAAATGTCAGCCCGGCCTGCCAGGCCTCGATGATCGAGCTGCACGGGCAGGAAAAATGGGATCTGGCCGTCGCGCAGGCTGAACAGATCGCCGCAGGCGGCGGGGCTGCAGAGCGCCGCGACCTGACGGCCGAAGAGCTCGAGGTGGCTCAGGCCGAGCGCCTGGAAGATATCGCGCCCATCGGCACGGGCCTGAGCGTGTTCTTTCTGCTCTTCGGGCTGATGCTGATCGTGGCCCGTGGCGTGGCCCCTCTGGCCAACCCGGTGCCGCTGCTGATCGGCGGGGCAGGGGTCGTGCTGGCCTTCCTGACAGATGCCCTGCTGATCCCGGCGACCATGTCGCCCGGTGGCGCGTTCACGTTGCTGGCGATCCCTTTCGCCATGGTTGTTTATGGCTCTCGGGCGGCGATCACGCGGCTGGCGCAGAACGATCTGATCCGCGTGGTGTTCCCACCGCTGGTCCTGATCGTGGCGGTGCTCGGCTCGATCCTGGGCGGGATTACCAACCCGACCCCGGCGGCGGCGCTGGGCGCTGGCGGGGCGATCATGCTCGCGGCCTATCGCAAGCTGCGCGAAGAAGAGCGTAACGCCAAGCTGATCATCGGCGCTTCCTTCGCGCTCGTTATCCTGATCGTCATCGGCATCAATTTCGACCTGCGAACGGGCGTGGCGGATGTGAGCTTCCAGGATTGGGTGGCGATCATCATCGCCCAGGCGGCCTATCACGTGGCGGTGCTGGGGCTGCTCTATTCGTGCTGGGTGCTGTTCACCCGCGGGGTTTTGAGCCCGGTGGTGCGCGAGACGGCGAAGGTGACCTCGATGGTCTTCACCATCCTGATCGGATCGCAGCTCCTGAACCTCGTGGTGATCTCCTTTGGCGGAGAGCATTACATCCAGGAGTTCCTGCGCAGTTTCGACAACGAGCTGGTGGTGTTCCTGATCGTGATGCTGGTGCTGTTCATCCTGGGCTTCGTGCTCGATTTCCTGGAGATCATCTACATCGTGATCCCGATCGTGGGTCCGGTGATCTATGGCGGCACAATGGACCCGAAATGGGTGACGATCATGATTGCCGTGAACCTGCAGACCTCGTTCCTGACACCGCCTTTCGGCTTCGCGCTGTTCTATTTGCGCGGGGTGGCGCCGCCTTCGGTGACCACGGGTCATATCTATCGCGGGGTGTTGCCGTTCGTGTTGATCCAGGTGGCGGCCCTGGGAATGCTCTTTGCCTTCCCGGGCGTGGTGACCATCGTGCCGAACCTGCTGGGGAACTGA
- a CDS encoding TRAP transporter small permease subunit, which produces MESEAQVSALASIAGGVWWVLQNIGLAFYNTAWAILNPGQWLGWIGGLETTEDKEALMRFAYYGASVEFFFFLLTAFLVALAIGIARPRAMWGMVIGLEGFANVVGRVAAWAGLLMVVQQILIVMLQRFFLVSQISIGPFGYTFTKDLSWFGEELKLYNAIVVCLCCAYTFVQGGHVRVDLVYSVVKHRTKKVIDMAGSLLFMMPAMVLIWLYSWFFMWRHLITPKISASDPFDRMMLKARAVRWNVETVGFSPQGFDGYFLFKILICLFVAMVFLQAVAFFFRSFQEWREGEESAGKYHDKDALGDEDAERVAEIH; this is translated from the coding sequence ATGGAGAGTGAAGCGCAAGTCAGTGCTCTGGCGAGTATCGCAGGCGGGGTCTGGTGGGTCCTCCAGAATATCGGATTGGCTTTCTACAACACCGCCTGGGCGATCCTGAACCCGGGCCAATGGCTTGGCTGGATCGGTGGGCTTGAGACGACCGAAGACAAGGAAGCGCTGATGCGCTTTGCCTATTACGGCGCCTCGGTGGAGTTCTTCTTTTTCCTGCTGACGGCTTTCCTCGTGGCCCTTGCCATCGGCATCGCGCGGCCCCGGGCCATGTGGGGCATGGTGATCGGGCTGGAAGGGTTCGCGAACGTGGTCGGGCGCGTCGCGGCCTGGGCGGGTTTGCTGATGGTGGTTCAGCAGATCCTGATCGTGATGCTGCAGCGGTTCTTCCTCGTCAGCCAGATTTCAATCGGGCCGTTCGGGTATACATTTACCAAGGATCTCAGTTGGTTCGGCGAGGAACTTAAACTTTATAACGCGATCGTCGTCTGCCTGTGCTGCGCCTATACGTTCGTTCAGGGCGGGCATGTGCGCGTGGATCTGGTCTATTCGGTGGTCAAGCACCGAACCAAGAAGGTGATCGACATGGCGGGCAGCCTTCTGTTCATGATGCCGGCCATGGTGCTGATCTGGCTCTATTCGTGGTTTTTCATGTGGCGCCACCTGATCACACCCAAGATCAGCGCGTCCGACCCGTTCGACCGGATGATGTTGAAGGCGCGCGCGGTGCGCTGGAATGTCGAAACCGTGGGCTTCAGCCCGCAAGGGTTCGACGGATATTTCCTGTTCAAGATCCTGATCTGCCTGTTCGTGGCCATGGTCTTCCTGCAGGCGGTGGCGTTCTTCTTTCGCTCTTTCCAGGAATGGCGCGAGGGCGAGGAGAGCGCTGGCAAGTATCACGACAAGGATGCCTTGGGTGACGAAGACGCCGAACGCGTCGCGGAAATCCACTAG